A region from the Bradyrhizobium erythrophlei genome encodes:
- the ald gene encoding alanine dehydrogenase, translating to MRVGVPKEIKVHEYRVGLTPGAVREYVAAGHNVVVETDAGGGIGATDEAYRKAGAVIAGTAAEIFKTCDMVVKVKEPQPREWSQLREGQILFTYLHLAPDPAQAKGLMESGCTAVAYETVTDDKGGLPLLAPMSEVAGRLSIEAAGSALKRSAGGRGLLLGGVPGVVPARVVVLGGGVVGTHAARMAVGLGAEVTILDRSIPRLRELDELFEGRARTRFSTIEAVEHEVFAADVVIGAVLVPGASAPKLVTREMLKSMQKGAVLVDVAIDQGGCFETSHATTHADPTYEVDGIIHYCVANMPGAVPLTSSHALNNATLPFGLALANLGFAAVTQNPHLRAGLNVHRGRITNKAVAESLGLSFPPLEGPLAA from the coding sequence ATGCGCGTCGGAGTGCCGAAGGAGATCAAGGTCCACGAATATCGGGTCGGCCTCACGCCGGGCGCGGTGCGCGAATATGTGGCGGCGGGCCACAATGTCGTCGTCGAGACCGATGCGGGCGGCGGGATCGGCGCCACCGACGAGGCCTACCGCAAGGCGGGCGCCGTCATTGCCGGCACCGCCGCCGAGATTTTCAAGACCTGCGACATGGTCGTGAAGGTCAAGGAGCCGCAGCCGCGCGAATGGAGCCAGCTGCGCGAAGGCCAGATCCTCTTCACCTATCTGCATCTGGCGCCGGATCCAGCGCAAGCCAAGGGCCTGATGGAATCGGGCTGCACCGCCGTCGCCTATGAGACCGTGACCGACGACAAGGGCGGCCTGCCCCTGCTTGCTCCCATGAGCGAAGTCGCGGGAAGGCTCTCGATCGAAGCGGCCGGCTCGGCCTTAAAGCGCAGTGCCGGCGGCCGCGGCCTACTGCTCGGCGGCGTACCGGGCGTGGTCCCCGCCCGGGTCGTGGTGCTCGGCGGCGGGGTTGTCGGCACCCATGCGGCGCGGATGGCAGTCGGGCTCGGCGCGGAAGTCACGATTCTCGACCGCTCGATCCCGAGGCTGCGCGAACTCGATGAGCTGTTCGAGGGCCGGGCGCGCACGCGGTTTTCCACTATCGAGGCGGTCGAACACGAGGTTTTCGCCGCCGACGTCGTGATCGGTGCGGTTCTCGTCCCCGGCGCCAGCGCCCCGAAACTGGTGACGCGCGAGATGCTGAAATCGATGCAGAAGGGCGCGGTTTTGGTCGATGTGGCGATCGATCAGGGCGGCTGCTTCGAGACCTCCCATGCCACCACGCATGCCGACCCCACTTACGAGGTCGACGGCATCATCCATTATTGCGTGGCGAACATGCCGGGCGCGGTTCCCCTCACCTCAAGCCATGCCCTCAACAACGCCACCCTGCCGTTCGGCCTCGCGTTGGCGAACCTCGGCTTCGCGGCGGTGACGCAGAATCCGCATCTGCGCGCGGGGCTCAACGTTCACCGGGGCCGTATCACCAACAAGGCTGTCGCCGAAAGCCTCGGCCTGTCCTTCCCGCCGTTGGAGGGTCCGCTCGCCGCGTGA
- a CDS encoding Lrp/AsnC family transcriptional regulator, with product MKLDQFDTTILSELTINARASQVDLAERVGLSSTAIARRQKVLEEEGFIRGYQAVLDLARFGLSTTVLVRVTLESQNEDALKSFEAAVINCPSVVRCFLMSGSDDYIVIVMAQDIEDFERIHRTELSRLPRVARIQSSFAMREVVNRAVPPVIFGASRKQRSGHAAR from the coding sequence ATGAAACTCGACCAATTCGATACGACCATCCTGTCGGAACTCACGATCAATGCCCGGGCGAGCCAGGTCGACCTCGCCGAGCGGGTCGGGCTCTCCTCGACCGCGATCGCCCGGCGGCAGAAGGTGCTGGAGGAGGAAGGCTTCATTCGCGGCTATCAGGCCGTGCTGGATCTGGCGCGGTTCGGCCTTTCCACCACCGTGCTGGTCAGGGTCACGCTCGAAAGCCAGAATGAAGACGCGCTGAAATCGTTCGAGGCCGCGGTCATCAACTGTCCGTCAGTGGTGCGGTGTTTCCTGATGTCCGGCAGCGACGACTACATCGTCATTGTCATGGCGCAGGATATCGAGGACTTCGAGCGCATCCACCGCACCGAATTGTCACGGTTGCCGCGGGTGGCGCGCATTCAATCGAGCTTCGCAATGCGCGAAGTGGTCAACCGCGCCGTGCCGCCGGTGATCTTCGGTGCATCGCGAAAACAACGCTCCGGTCACGCTGCGCGGTAG
- a CDS encoding amidase, whose translation MSDDPCFLSAGELRRQIGAKEISPLEITRAVLARVERLQPLLNCFIEICADRALAEARDAERRIMAGDPLRGLEGIPFTVKDIVNTKDVRTTFGAIPYRDNVPDHDAVAVARLRAAGAILIGKTTTPEFGTKCLTDSPLFGRTRNAWSAERSSGGSSGGAAVAVASGLAPLAVATDGGGSTRIPAACNGVVGLKQSNGVIPHSQVQDAFGNQTYVTPMTRNVADTALMMQAMAGEDASDPWSIGIPPADFIAGALPRGDLKDKKILFCLAPPGRKASADVAAAFKASLKTLEALGADCEEMAGDGFDVEPIWRAINHTVWRTRFEKLAAEHRDALSETFLRQLGLAQRISGADYQQAMFDRTILFRRVQSLLQHADLLVMPTISRTALPIGQDLFGTIDIDGEVFSDVRPNWFPWTMPFNMTGHPAVSLPCGFGADGLPIGLQLVGRFRGDAELLRVCALFEAAQNELDRWPAAVPTPTASCTNRD comes from the coding sequence ATGAGCGATGATCCCTGCTTCCTCTCCGCCGGCGAACTGCGACGGCAAATCGGCGCTAAGGAGATTTCGCCGCTCGAAATCACCCGCGCCGTCCTGGCGCGCGTGGAGCGATTGCAACCCCTGTTGAACTGCTTCATCGAGATCTGCGCCGACCGGGCGCTGGCTGAAGCAAGGGATGCCGAACGCCGGATCATGGCGGGCGATCCGCTTCGCGGCCTGGAAGGCATCCCGTTTACCGTCAAGGACATCGTCAATACCAAGGACGTGCGCACGACCTTTGGGGCCATTCCCTACCGGGACAACGTTCCCGACCATGACGCGGTCGCCGTGGCGCGGCTGCGCGCGGCCGGCGCAATCCTAATCGGGAAGACCACGACGCCGGAATTCGGCACCAAGTGCCTGACCGATTCACCCTTGTTTGGCCGCACGCGCAACGCCTGGAGCGCTGAGCGGTCCAGCGGCGGCTCCAGCGGAGGCGCCGCGGTGGCCGTCGCCAGCGGCCTGGCGCCGCTCGCGGTCGCGACCGATGGCGGCGGATCCACCCGCATTCCGGCGGCGTGCAACGGCGTCGTCGGGCTGAAGCAGAGCAATGGCGTGATCCCCCACAGCCAGGTGCAGGACGCCTTCGGCAATCAAACCTATGTCACGCCGATGACGCGCAACGTTGCCGACACCGCGCTGATGATGCAGGCGATGGCCGGGGAGGATGCGTCCGATCCTTGGTCGATCGGAATTCCGCCGGCGGATTTCATCGCCGGTGCCCTGCCGCGCGGCGACCTCAAGGACAAGAAGATTCTGTTCTGCCTCGCGCCTCCCGGCCGCAAGGCTTCCGCCGATGTGGCCGCGGCCTTCAAAGCCAGCCTGAAGACGCTCGAGGCCCTCGGTGCGGACTGCGAGGAAATGGCCGGCGACGGCTTCGATGTCGAGCCGATCTGGCGCGCGATCAATCACACCGTCTGGCGGACTCGGTTTGAAAAGCTCGCGGCCGAGCATCGCGACGCGTTGAGCGAAACCTTCCTGCGGCAATTGGGGCTGGCGCAACGGATCAGCGGTGCCGATTACCAGCAGGCGATGTTCGATCGCACCATCCTGTTCCGGCGCGTGCAATCGCTGCTGCAGCACGCCGACCTGCTGGTCATGCCGACGATCTCGCGCACCGCGCTTCCGATCGGGCAGGATCTGTTCGGCACCATCGACATCGACGGTGAGGTATTTTCGGACGTTCGCCCCAACTGGTTTCCCTGGACCATGCCGTTCAATATGACCGGGCATCCGGCGGTGAGTCTTCCCTGTGGATTCGGCGCCGACGGGCTTCCCATCGGCCTGCAACTGGTGGGGCGCTTTCGCGGCGATGCCGAATTGTTGCGCGTCTGCGCGCTGTTCGAAGCGGCGCAGAATGAGCTCGATCGGTGGCCGGCTGCGGTTCCGACGCCGACGGCTTCATGCACCAACCGCGATTGA
- a CDS encoding FadR/GntR family transcriptional regulator gives MRSDLVVIAPGRGHSSQLEVTRTIGIDIIVGRYPEGTALPRDAELTAMFEVSRTVLRESMKTLSAKGLLISKAGVGTRVRERSAWNMFDPDLLGWHLEAGIDKRFLRDLADIRLAVEPRAAALAAERWSGDAITVLRDSIVKMRSFASDTIEFADADLRLHLDVATISANPFMRSIGAVIEAALRASFRLSAPTEEQEREITIAAHERIVDAIADRDAEAASAAMMNVIFNGLRRHGAAG, from the coding sequence ATGAGATCCGATCTCGTCGTGATTGCGCCGGGCCGCGGCCATTCCAGCCAGCTGGAGGTAACGCGGACGATCGGGATCGACATCATCGTCGGCCGCTATCCGGAAGGCACTGCTTTGCCGCGCGATGCAGAGCTAACCGCTATGTTCGAGGTTTCGCGCACCGTGCTGCGCGAAAGCATGAAGACACTGTCGGCCAAGGGGCTGCTCATTTCGAAGGCGGGCGTTGGCACGCGGGTGAGGGAACGGTCGGCATGGAACATGTTCGATCCCGATCTCCTCGGCTGGCACCTTGAGGCTGGAATCGACAAGCGGTTTCTTCGCGATCTCGCCGATATCCGCCTTGCCGTGGAGCCGCGCGCGGCCGCGCTCGCCGCCGAACGATGGTCTGGCGATGCCATCACTGTTCTGCGCGACAGCATCGTCAAGATGCGGAGCTTCGCCTCGGACACGATTGAATTCGCCGATGCCGACCTCCGGCTGCATCTTGATGTCGCGACGATTTCGGCCAACCCGTTCATGCGGTCGATCGGCGCCGTAATCGAGGCCGCATTACGCGCGTCTTTCCGGCTGAGCGCGCCCACTGAGGAACAGGAGCGCGAGATCACCATCGCTGCCCACGAGCGCATCGTCGATGCGATCGCTGACCGGGACGCCGAGGCGGCCTCCGCGGCGATGATGAATGTGATCTTCAACGGTCTTCGCCGGCATGGCGCGGCCGGCTGA